One window of the Candidatus Nanopelagicales bacterium genome contains the following:
- a CDS encoding prolyl oligopeptidase family serine peptidase codes for MTDPRPAYPAAERLDLVDDLHGRPVADPYRWLEDPDDPRTGDWLAAQAALYGEHEQGWSMREGFRARIEQLLGSGSVSPPYWRRDRCFLSRREPGQEFAVLLTVDPDGTERVLLDPMALDPSGLTTLDAWQPSKEGDLVAYQLSEGGTEESVLRVLDAATGADVDGPIDRCRYSPVAWLPGGEAFYYVRRLPPEDLPESEQQFHRRVYLHRVGTDPAEDILVFGSGMTATNYYGVTVDRTGRWLQVVVSEGTEPRNDLWLADLTTSAPESPAFRLVQGDVDAETAIDVARDGRFLVSTDLDAPRGRLTVASPDRLRPEDWTDLIAEDPEAVLDGYAVLDGEGMERDLLLVAWTRHAISELTLHDAATGELLERVELPGVGTIGGPVDRPDGGPVVWLVYTDNTTVPHVYAYDGRTRTLTLHAAPPGVVEVPRVFSRQETYRSADGTEVRLSLISPADGPDRPRPTVLYGYGGFGIPLTPAYSATVLAWVEAGGVWAVAHLRGGGEEGEEWHRAGMLGHKQNVFDDFHAAAEHLVAAGWTTAEQLAVNGGSNGGLLVGAAMTQRPDLMNAVVCAAPLLDMVRYTTSELGPTWTVEYGDPDDPEQLGWLLGYSPYHRVAEGTDYPATLFVVFPHDTRTDPMHGRKMCAAVQHATSGGRPVLLRSQGDVGHGQRALSTSARESADMLAFMAHWTGLEAEQP; via the coding sequence ATGACCGACCCGCGTCCCGCGTACCCGGCCGCCGAGCGGCTCGACCTCGTCGACGACCTGCACGGCCGCCCGGTGGCCGACCCCTACCGGTGGCTGGAGGACCCCGACGACCCGCGCACCGGCGACTGGCTGGCCGCGCAGGCCGCGCTGTACGGCGAGCACGAGCAGGGCTGGTCGATGCGGGAGGGGTTCCGGGCCCGGATCGAGCAGCTGCTGGGCTCCGGCTCGGTGTCGCCGCCGTACTGGCGGCGGGACCGCTGCTTCCTCAGCCGCCGGGAGCCGGGCCAGGAGTTCGCGGTGCTGCTCACGGTGGACCCGGACGGGACCGAGCGGGTGCTGCTGGACCCGATGGCGCTCGACCCCTCGGGGCTGACCACCCTGGACGCCTGGCAGCCGTCGAAGGAGGGCGACCTGGTCGCCTACCAGCTGTCCGAGGGCGGCACCGAGGAGTCGGTGCTGCGGGTGCTGGACGCCGCGACGGGGGCGGACGTGGACGGTCCGATCGACCGCTGCCGCTACTCCCCGGTCGCCTGGCTGCCCGGCGGAGAGGCGTTCTACTACGTGCGCCGGCTCCCCCCGGAGGACCTGCCGGAGTCCGAGCAGCAGTTCCACCGCCGGGTCTACCTGCACCGGGTGGGCACCGACCCGGCCGAGGACATCCTCGTGTTCGGGTCCGGGATGACCGCGACCAACTACTACGGGGTGACCGTCGACCGCACCGGCCGCTGGCTGCAGGTCGTGGTCTCCGAGGGGACCGAGCCGCGCAACGACCTGTGGCTGGCCGACCTCACCACCAGTGCCCCGGAGTCCCCGGCGTTCCGGCTGGTGCAGGGCGACGTGGACGCCGAGACCGCCATCGACGTGGCCCGCGACGGCCGGTTCCTGGTGTCCACCGACCTCGACGCGCCGCGCGGACGCCTCACGGTGGCCTCCCCCGACCGGCTGCGGCCGGAGGACTGGACCGACCTCATCGCCGAGGACCCCGAGGCCGTGCTCGACGGGTACGCGGTCCTCGACGGCGAGGGGATGGAGCGCGACCTGCTGCTCGTCGCCTGGACCCGGCACGCCATCAGCGAGCTGACCCTGCACGACGCGGCGACCGGCGAACTGCTGGAGCGGGTCGAGCTGCCCGGCGTGGGGACCATCGGCGGTCCGGTGGACCGGCCCGACGGCGGCCCGGTGGTTTGGCTGGTCTACACCGACAACACCACCGTGCCGCACGTGTACGCCTACGACGGCCGCACCCGCACGCTGACGCTGCACGCCGCGCCCCCCGGGGTGGTGGAGGTCCCGCGGGTCTTCTCGCGCCAGGAGACCTACCGCTCGGCGGACGGCACCGAGGTGCGGCTGTCGCTCATCTCCCCCGCGGACGGCCCGGACCGCCCGCGCCCAACGGTGCTCTACGGCTACGGCGGCTTCGGCATCCCGCTCACCCCGGCCTACTCGGCGACGGTGCTGGCCTGGGTGGAGGCCGGTGGCGTGTGGGCGGTGGCGCACCTGCGCGGTGGCGGCGAGGAGGGCGAGGAGTGGCACCGCGCCGGGATGCTGGGCCACAAGCAGAACGTGTTCGACGACTTCCACGCCGCGGCCGAGCACCTGGTCGCCGCGGGCTGGACCACCGCCGAGCAGCTGGCGGTCAACGGCGGGTCCAACGGCGGCCTGCTCGTCGGCGCCGCGATGACGCAGCGGCCGGACCTGATGAACGCCGTCGTGTGCGCCGCGCCGCTGCTGGACATGGTCCGCTACACCACCTCGGAGCTGGGCCCCACCTGGACCGTCGAGTACGGCGACCCCGACGACCCCGAGCAGCTCGGCTGGCTCCTGGGCTACTCCCCGTACCACCGGGTCGCCGAGGGCACGGACTACCCCGCGACGCTGTTCGTGGTCTTCCCCCACGACACCCGCACCGACCCGATGCACGGCCGCAAGATGTGCGCGGCCGTGCAGCACGCCACGTCCGGCGGCCGGCCGGTGCTGCTGCGCTCGCAGGGTGACGTCGGCCACGGCCAGCGGGCGCTGTCCACCAGCGCCCGGGAGTCGGCGGACATGCTGGCGTTCATGGCGCACTGGACCGGGTTGGAGGCCGAGCAGCCGTGA
- a CDS encoding LapA family protein produces the protein MGYVEDEQPKDSAPSVNFSGRPEPLEWRKYVKPTLWGLLALYAVIFVLLNREPVTVKFVFFEAQIATFWLLLFAMVLGAGLSEGVRLLVRRRRRHEERRERERREKGE, from the coding sequence GTGGGCTACGTCGAGGACGAGCAGCCGAAGGACTCCGCGCCGTCGGTGAACTTCAGCGGTCGGCCGGAGCCGCTGGAGTGGCGCAAGTACGTCAAGCCGACCCTGTGGGGCCTGCTGGCGCTGTACGCCGTGATCTTCGTGCTGCTCAACCGCGAGCCGGTCACGGTCAAGTTCGTCTTCTTCGAGGCCCAGATCGCCACGTTCTGGCTGCTGCTGTTCGCCATGGTGCTCGGCGCCGGCCTGTCCGAGGGCGTGCGCCTGCTGGTGCGCCGCCGTCGTCGCCACGAGGAGCGGCGCGAGCGGGAGCGTCGCGAGAAGGGCGAGTAG
- a CDS encoding amidase: MPELHDLTALEQAAAIRTGEVSPVELTDHYLERTDRLADTVGAFITVTPDLAREQARAAERAVREAADPADLPVLHGVVVPVKDLDFVAGVRCTLGSATYDFVAFADDHVVRRMRSGGLVFTGKTNTPEFGLPCYTENRVAPPARTPWDLERSAGGSSGGAAAAVAAGLAPVAQGSDGGGSIRIPASVTGLVGIKTARGRVSNGPLRDPVGELPVQGPLARTVRDAAALLDVMAGAFPDDPYPAPPLLPGETFLAAADRDPGRLRIGRYRDPIVPGAEVHPDCVAAYDEASALLVELGHEVEDVPPPFTGDVVPMFEALWSVLGRLTPVDPAREDELMPLTRWLRERALGVDGMLLANTVSTLRILSRAAITATAGYDAVLTPTLAQPPAPVGGLRDEDDPAADFEAQKRYTPFTSVYNVTGQPAVSLPLHWTADGLPIGVQLVGRPYDEPTLISLAAQLEAARPWHDRRPALW; this comes from the coding sequence ATGCCCGAACTGCACGATCTCACCGCCCTGGAACAGGCCGCCGCGATCCGGACCGGGGAGGTCTCCCCGGTCGAACTCACCGACCACTACCTGGAGCGGACCGACCGCCTCGCCGACACCGTCGGCGCCTTCATCACCGTCACCCCGGACCTGGCCCGCGAGCAGGCCCGGGCCGCCGAGCGGGCCGTCCGCGAGGCGGCCGACCCCGCGGACCTGCCGGTCCTGCACGGCGTCGTCGTCCCCGTGAAGGATCTCGACTTCGTCGCCGGGGTGCGCTGCACCCTCGGATCGGCCACCTACGACTTCGTCGCGTTCGCCGACGACCACGTCGTGAGGCGGATGCGGTCCGGCGGCCTGGTCTTCACGGGCAAGACCAACACCCCGGAGTTCGGGCTGCCCTGCTACACCGAGAACCGGGTCGCGCCGCCGGCGCGCACCCCCTGGGACCTGGAGCGGTCCGCGGGCGGCTCGTCCGGTGGGGCGGCCGCGGCGGTCGCGGCCGGCCTGGCCCCGGTGGCGCAGGGCTCCGACGGCGGCGGGTCGATCCGCATCCCGGCCAGCGTCACCGGCCTGGTCGGCATCAAGACCGCCCGCGGCCGGGTCAGCAACGGGCCGCTGCGCGACCCGGTGGGAGAGCTCCCGGTGCAGGGACCGCTGGCGCGCACCGTCCGCGACGCCGCCGCGCTGCTCGACGTGATGGCCGGCGCGTTCCCCGACGATCCCTACCCGGCACCGCCGCTGCTTCCCGGCGAGACGTTCCTCGCCGCGGCGGACCGCGACCCGGGCCGGCTGCGGATCGGGCGCTACCGCGATCCGATCGTGCCGGGGGCCGAGGTCCACCCCGACTGCGTCGCGGCGTACGACGAGGCCTCCGCGCTGCTCGTCGAGCTCGGCCACGAGGTCGAGGACGTCCCGCCGCCGTTCACCGGCGACGTCGTGCCGATGTTCGAGGCGCTGTGGTCGGTGCTCGGCCGGCTCACCCCGGTCGACCCGGCCCGCGAGGACGAGCTGATGCCGCTGACCCGCTGGCTGCGGGAGCGGGCGCTCGGCGTCGACGGGATGCTGCTGGCGAACACCGTCTCGACGCTGCGGATCCTGTCGCGTGCCGCGATCACGGCCACGGCGGGCTACGACGCGGTCCTCACCCCGACCCTGGCCCAGCCGCCGGCCCCGGTCGGCGGGCTGCGCGACGAGGACGACCCGGCCGCCGACTTCGAGGCGCAGAAGCGCTACACGCCCTTCACGTCGGTCTACAACGTGACCGGCCAGCCGGCGGTGTCCCTGCCGCTGCACTGGACGGCCGACGGGCTGCCGATCGGCGTGCAGCTCGTCGGGCGGCCGTACGACGAACCGACCCTGATCTCGCTGGCCGCGCAGCTGGAGGCGGCCCGGCCGTGGCACGACCGGAGGCCCGCGCTGTGGTGA
- the malQ gene encoding 4-alpha-glucanotransferase, with protein sequence MARPEARAVVSAPMSEELARLAAAYGVATSYWGQAGNYVEVPTETVEAVLRALGVDPSTPESIGAALEDLRLRVWRRTLPPVFVVREGESPWCWVHLPDGTGAEVHVALEGGAGTVPMEQVDHWVEPQWVDGRLVGEATFRVPGDLPLGWHRIVARTEDGEASSPLVVAPRRLAPAALERGRLWGFMTQAYSMRSARSWGLGDLCDLADLAAWSGYELGAGYVLVNPLHAAAPVPPVSPSPYLPATRRFTDPIYLRIEDVPEFGYLDADERAEVDALAEPVRALSTSAELLDRDSVWAAKRAALEIIRRVPLTPGRRAALDAFRAREGVGLEAFATWCALAEEHGTVWQDWPEGLRDPRSAAVAAEQVRLRDRIDFYAWLQFLVDEQLSWTQTAARSSGMRAGIVHDLAVGVHPEGADAWALQSVLATGVSVGAPPDMYNQMGQNWSQPPWRPDALADAAFVPYRDMLRTILRHAGGIRIDHVLGLFRLYWIPEGMPAYAGTYVTYDHDALVGILTLEAHRAGAFVVGEDLGTVEPWVQEFLLDRGVLGTTVLWFEREDDGAIRWPDRWRPSTLASVTVHDLPPTAGYLAGEHVRIRGELGLLAHSVEEEAADHEREMGEWDRVLRGLGALAEGDTSLEGRIVALHRALGRSPSVLLGVSLPDAVGDRRAQNQPGTDQEYPNWRIPLCDGDGRPVLVEDLPSQPLLRRLVDALGE encoded by the coding sequence GTGGCACGACCGGAGGCCCGCGCTGTGGTGAGCGCCCCGATGAGCGAGGAGCTGGCCCGGCTGGCGGCGGCGTACGGCGTCGCCACGTCCTACTGGGGCCAGGCCGGCAACTACGTCGAGGTCCCGACCGAGACGGTGGAGGCGGTCCTGCGCGCGCTCGGCGTGGATCCCTCGACGCCTGAGTCGATCGGCGCGGCGCTGGAGGACCTGCGGCTTCGGGTCTGGCGGCGGACGCTGCCGCCGGTGTTCGTGGTGCGCGAGGGCGAGTCCCCGTGGTGCTGGGTGCACCTGCCCGACGGCACCGGGGCCGAGGTGCACGTGGCGCTGGAGGGCGGCGCGGGGACCGTGCCGATGGAGCAGGTGGACCACTGGGTCGAGCCGCAGTGGGTGGACGGCCGGCTGGTCGGCGAGGCCACCTTCCGGGTGCCCGGCGACCTGCCGCTGGGCTGGCACCGGATCGTCGCCCGCACCGAGGACGGCGAGGCCAGCAGTCCCCTGGTCGTCGCCCCGCGCCGGCTGGCTCCTGCCGCCCTGGAGCGCGGCCGGCTGTGGGGCTTCATGACCCAGGCGTACTCGATGCGGTCGGCCCGGTCCTGGGGGCTGGGTGACCTGTGCGACCTGGCCGACCTGGCCGCGTGGAGCGGCTACGAGCTCGGCGCCGGCTACGTGCTGGTCAACCCGCTGCATGCGGCCGCGCCGGTCCCGCCGGTGAGCCCCTCGCCGTACCTGCCGGCCACCCGCCGCTTCACCGACCCGATCTACCTGCGGATCGAGGACGTGCCGGAGTTCGGCTACCTCGACGCCGACGAGCGGGCCGAGGTCGACGCGCTGGCCGAGCCGGTACGGGCGCTGTCGACGTCGGCCGAGCTGCTCGACCGGGACTCGGTGTGGGCGGCCAAGCGGGCGGCCCTGGAGATCATCCGCCGGGTCCCGCTCACGCCGGGCCGCCGAGCCGCGTTGGACGCGTTCCGGGCCCGGGAGGGCGTCGGGCTGGAGGCCTTCGCGACCTGGTGCGCGCTCGCGGAGGAGCACGGCACGGTGTGGCAGGACTGGCCGGAGGGACTGCGCGACCCGCGCTCGGCGGCGGTCGCCGCCGAGCAGGTGCGGCTGCGTGACCGGATCGACTTCTACGCCTGGCTGCAGTTCCTGGTGGACGAGCAGCTGTCCTGGACGCAGACCGCGGCCCGGTCGTCCGGCATGCGCGCCGGGATCGTGCACGACCTCGCGGTCGGCGTGCACCCGGAGGGCGCCGACGCGTGGGCGCTGCAGTCGGTGCTGGCCACCGGGGTGTCGGTCGGGGCACCGCCGGACATGTACAACCAGATGGGGCAGAACTGGTCCCAGCCGCCGTGGCGGCCGGACGCGCTGGCCGACGCCGCGTTCGTGCCCTACCGGGACATGCTGCGCACGATCCTGCGGCACGCGGGCGGGATCCGGATCGACCACGTGCTCGGGCTGTTCCGGCTCTACTGGATCCCCGAAGGCATGCCCGCGTACGCCGGCACCTACGTCACCTACGACCACGACGCACTGGTGGGCATCCTCACCCTGGAGGCGCACCGCGCCGGGGCGTTCGTGGTGGGGGAGGACCTGGGCACGGTGGAGCCGTGGGTGCAGGAGTTCCTGCTGGACCGCGGGGTGCTGGGCACCACGGTGCTGTGGTTCGAGCGCGAGGACGACGGCGCGATCCGCTGGCCAGACCGCTGGCGGCCGTCGACCCTGGCCAGCGTCACCGTGCACGACCTGCCTCCGACCGCGGGCTACCTGGCCGGGGAGCACGTCCGGATCCGCGGGGAGCTCGGGCTGCTCGCCCACTCGGTCGAGGAGGAGGCCGCCGACCACGAGCGGGAGATGGGCGAGTGGGACCGGGTGCTGCGCGGCCTGGGCGCGCTGGCGGAGGGCGACACCTCGCTCGAGGGCCGGATCGTGGCGTTGCACCGGGCGCTGGGGCGCTCCCCGTCCGTGCTGCTGGGCGTGTCGCTGCCCGACGCCGTCGGTGACCGGCGCGCGCAGAACCAGCCCGGGACCGACCAGGAGTACCCGAACTGGCGCATCCCGCTGTGCGACGGCGACGGCCGGCCGGTCCTGGTCGAGGACCTGCCCTCCCAGCCGCTGCTGCGCAGGCTGGTCGACGCGCTCGGCGAGTGA
- a CDS encoding DUF5130 family protein, whose product MPAGEQLSAAHRADIERQVALAERQSGLPFSVYLGPLADGRASAEELHATLHDPARAVLVAIDPAGRRIEIVTGAESARWLDDRACRLAAMSMTTSFSAGDLAGGVRDGLGVLAEHARHPRVLHTDEPW is encoded by the coding sequence GTGCCCGCTGGTGAGCAGCTGAGCGCCGCGCACCGCGCCGACATCGAGCGTCAGGTCGCGCTGGCCGAGCGCCAGTCCGGGCTGCCGTTCAGCGTCTACCTCGGCCCGCTGGCCGACGGGCGCGCCTCCGCCGAGGAGCTGCACGCCACCCTCCACGACCCGGCCCGGGCGGTCCTGGTCGCCATCGACCCGGCCGGGCGCCGGATCGAGATCGTCACCGGCGCGGAGTCCGCGCGCTGGCTGGACGACCGGGCCTGCCGGCTGGCGGCGATGTCGATGACGACGTCGTTCTCCGCCGGCGACCTCGCGGGCGGCGTGCGGGACGGCCTCGGCGTGCTGGCCGAGCACGCCCGGCACCCGCGGGTGCTGCACACCGACGAGCCCTGGTAG
- the pepN gene encoding aminopeptidase N, whose amino-acid sequence MTHVSDNLTRAETAARAALLDVASYEVTLDLTTGPETYPSDTRVTFTCAEPGASTWIDLIAPRVRAVTLNGRALDPAEVFDGRRIRLDDLAAENWLHVEADCAYMRTGEGLHRFVDPVDDEVYLYTQFETADARRMYACFEQPDLKATFQLTVTAPAYWQVVSNGPTPEPVGVREGVARWEFAPTPRMSTYITALVAGPYHVVRDRYEGPHGTYPLGVFCRRSLAEHLDADEILTVTKQGFAFFEDAFAVPYPFAKYDQLFVPEFNAGAMENAGCVTILEDYVFRSRVTDAAYEQRANTILHELAHMWFGDLVTMSWWDDLWLNESFAEWAAHHASVEATRYRDAWTTFANLRKAWAYRQDQLPSTHPIAADMVDLDAVKVNFDGITYAKGASALRQLVAYVGEQEFLAGLTEYFRKYAWGNTRLTDLLGELEAASGRDLKEWAAAWLQTSGVNLLRPEVELADDGTYAAVRIHQDPPTVPPGVAPTLRPHRIALGLYDRVDGALVRRDRLELDVHGATTEVPQLVGAAVPDLLLLNDDDLTFAKTRLDPRSWRTAIDAIDEFTTPLPRALVWGAAWDMTRDAEASTGDYLTLVLSGIGHESDVGVVQTVLRQLKTAIDLYAAPGHRDGYRDRLAEALEGHARAAAPGSDHQLAFLRAFVSAARTPEQLAVVRGVLAGDVVLEGLAVDADLRWTLLQRLVATGAAGVDEVEAELARDDTATGRRQAALARAAVPTEAAKDAAWAAMVESDELPNAILGATVAGFVQPDQAELLRPYRERYFDRIAAAWDERTSEMAQTLAIGLYPVLQVERATLDETDAFLARDGINPALRRLVLEGRDGVARALRAQERDAASA is encoded by the coding sequence GTGACGCACGTGTCGGACAACCTCACCCGGGCCGAGACCGCCGCCCGCGCGGCGCTGCTGGACGTGGCCTCGTACGAGGTCACCCTCGACCTCACCACCGGGCCGGAGACGTACCCCAGCGACACCCGGGTCACGTTCACCTGCGCGGAACCGGGCGCGTCGACGTGGATCGACCTGATCGCACCGAGGGTGCGGGCCGTGACGCTCAACGGTCGAGCGCTGGACCCGGCCGAGGTGTTCGACGGCCGCCGGATCCGGCTGGACGACCTGGCCGCCGAGAACTGGCTGCACGTCGAGGCCGACTGCGCCTACATGCGCACCGGCGAGGGCCTGCACCGGTTCGTCGACCCGGTCGACGACGAGGTCTACCTCTACACCCAGTTCGAGACCGCCGACGCGCGCCGGATGTACGCCTGCTTCGAGCAGCCGGACCTCAAGGCCACCTTCCAGCTCACGGTCACCGCACCGGCGTACTGGCAGGTCGTCAGCAACGGCCCCACGCCCGAGCCGGTCGGCGTCCGCGAGGGCGTGGCGCGCTGGGAGTTCGCGCCCACGCCGCGGATGTCCACCTACATCACGGCGCTGGTCGCCGGGCCCTACCACGTCGTGCGCGACCGCTACGAGGGCCCGCACGGGACCTACCCGCTGGGTGTGTTCTGCCGCCGGTCGCTGGCGGAGCACCTCGACGCCGACGAGATCCTCACCGTGACGAAGCAGGGCTTCGCGTTCTTCGAGGACGCGTTCGCGGTGCCGTACCCGTTCGCCAAGTACGACCAGCTGTTCGTGCCGGAGTTCAACGCCGGCGCGATGGAGAACGCCGGCTGCGTGACGATCCTGGAGGACTACGTCTTCCGCTCCCGGGTCACCGACGCCGCGTACGAGCAGCGCGCCAACACGATCCTGCACGAGCTGGCGCACATGTGGTTCGGCGACCTGGTGACCATGTCGTGGTGGGACGACCTGTGGCTGAACGAGTCCTTCGCCGAGTGGGCCGCGCACCACGCCAGCGTCGAGGCCACCCGCTACCGCGACGCCTGGACCACCTTCGCCAACCTGCGCAAGGCCTGGGCCTACCGACAGGACCAGCTGCCGTCGACCCACCCGATCGCCGCCGACATGGTCGACCTCGACGCGGTGAAGGTGAACTTCGACGGGATCACGTACGCCAAGGGTGCGTCCGCGCTGCGACAGCTGGTCGCCTACGTCGGTGAGCAGGAGTTCCTCGCCGGCCTGACCGAGTACTTCCGCAAGTACGCCTGGGGCAACACCCGGCTGACCGACCTGCTCGGCGAGCTGGAGGCCGCGTCCGGCCGCGACCTGAAGGAGTGGGCCGCGGCCTGGCTGCAGACCTCCGGCGTCAACCTGCTCCGCCCCGAGGTGGAGCTCGCCGATGACGGCACCTACGCCGCCGTGCGCATCCACCAGGACCCGCCGACCGTGCCGCCGGGCGTGGCGCCGACGCTGCGGCCGCACCGGATCGCCCTGGGGCTGTACGACCGGGTCGACGGTGCGCTCGTCCGCCGCGACCGGCTCGAGCTGGACGTGCACGGCGCCACCACGGAGGTCCCTCAGCTGGTCGGGGCGGCCGTCCCGGACCTGCTGCTGCTCAACGACGACGACCTCACCTTCGCCAAGACCCGGCTGGACCCGCGGTCGTGGCGGACCGCGATCGACGCGATCGACGAGTTCACGACCCCGCTGCCGCGCGCCCTGGTGTGGGGCGCGGCCTGGGACATGACCCGTGACGCCGAGGCGTCCACCGGCGACTACCTCACCCTGGTGCTGTCCGGCATCGGGCACGAGTCGGACGTCGGCGTCGTCCAGACCGTCCTGCGCCAGCTCAAGACGGCGATCGACCTGTACGCCGCACCCGGGCACCGCGACGGCTACCGGGACCGCTTGGCCGAGGCGCTGGAGGGGCACGCGCGCGCGGCCGCCCCGGGCAGCGACCACCAGCTGGCGTTCCTGCGCGCCTTCGTCTCGGCCGCTCGGACCCCCGAGCAGCTGGCCGTGGTCCGCGGGGTCCTCGCCGGCGACGTCGTGCTCGAGGGACTCGCGGTCGACGCCGACCTGCGCTGGACCCTGCTGCAGCGCCTGGTGGCGACCGGCGCCGCCGGTGTCGACGAGGTCGAGGCCGAGTTGGCCCGCGACGACACCGCGACAGGTCGCCGTCAGGCCGCCCTCGCCCGGGCCGCGGTCCCGACCGAGGCGGCGAAGGACGCCGCCTGGGCGGCGATGGTGGAGTCGGACGAGCTGCCCAACGCGATCCTCGGCGCCACCGTGGCCGGGTTCGTGCAGCCCGACCAGGCCGAGCTGCTGCGGCCCTACCGCGAGCGCTACTTCGACCGGATCGCGGCGGCCTGGGACGAGCGCACCTCGGAGATGGCCCAGACCCTGGCGATCGGGCTGTACCCGGTGCTGCAGGTGGAGCGGGCGACGCTGGACGAGACCGACGCGTTCCTGGCCCGGGACGGCATCAACCCCGCGCTGCGGCGGCTGGTGCTCGAGGGTCGGGACGGGGTGGCCCGGGCGCTGCGCGCCCAGGAGCGGGACGCCGCGTCCGCGTAG
- a CDS encoding DUF429 domain-containing protein produces the protein MGDDPRAAAATRVVGVDGYRDGWVAAHVGPDGAVRWSVAPVGGFADLVAPSAAGPSRGPVAIGVDIPVGAPDSGWRACDLEAKEALGRAASRVFLTPPRPVLALGPTADNARAQALSRRLTGQGVSRQALALADRIRDVDAALRAHPVLARVLVEVHPELSFAAMTGGPPLPSKRTAVGVAQRLDALAPWVDAIAALRRCPDRVPVDDALDALAAAWSGARWAAGTARTLPGGPVPRDGTGLPMRIVV, from the coding sequence ATGGGCGACGATCCGCGCGCGGCCGCAGCGACCCGGGTTGTCGGCGTCGACGGCTACCGCGACGGCTGGGTGGCCGCGCACGTCGGCCCGGATGGCGCGGTGCGCTGGTCGGTCGCGCCCGTCGGTGGGTTCGCGGACCTGGTCGCGCCCTCCGCCGCCGGCCCCTCCCGCGGGCCCGTCGCGATCGGCGTGGACATCCCCGTCGGCGCGCCGGACAGCGGCTGGCGGGCCTGCGACCTGGAGGCGAAGGAGGCCCTGGGCCGAGCGGCGTCCCGGGTGTTCCTGACCCCGCCACGCCCGGTGCTGGCGCTCGGCCCGACGGCGGACAACGCCCGCGCGCAGGCGCTCTCGCGCCGGCTCACCGGCCAGGGGGTCAGCCGCCAGGCGCTGGCGCTGGCCGACCGGATCCGGGACGTGGACGCCGCGCTGCGCGCCCACCCGGTACTCGCGCGGGTGCTGGTCGAGGTGCACCCGGAGCTCTCCTTCGCCGCCATGACCGGCGGCCCGCCGCTGCCATCCAAGCGGACCGCCGTCGGTGTGGCGCAGCGGCTGGACGCGCTCGCCCCCTGGGTCGACGCCATCGCCGCGCTGCGACGCTGCCCGGACCGGGTGCCGGTCGACGACGCGCTGGACGCGCTGGCCGCCGCGTGGTCCGGGGCCCGGTGGGCGGCAGGGACCGCCCGGACGCTGCCGGGCGGCCCGGTCCCGAGGGACGGCACCGGGCTGCCGATGCGGATCGTGGTGTAG
- a CDS encoding ribose-5-phosphate isomerase, whose translation MRVHLGSDHAGFELKAALAEHLRAAGHEVTDHGALAYDPDDDYPAFCIAAAEAVVADPGSLGVVIGGSGNGEQIAANKVEGVRAALAWNEDTAQLAREHNDANVVSIGARMHDQDTALHLVDVFLATPFSQGERHVRRIAELAEYEASSRSAG comes from the coding sequence ATGCGCGTGCACCTGGGTTCCGACCATGCCGGGTTCGAGCTGAAGGCCGCCCTGGCCGAGCACCTGCGGGCGGCCGGCCACGAGGTGACCGACCACGGGGCGCTGGCGTACGACCCCGACGACGACTACCCGGCGTTCTGCATCGCCGCCGCGGAGGCGGTCGTGGCCGACCCCGGCAGCCTCGGCGTCGTGATCGGCGGTTCCGGCAACGGCGAGCAGATCGCGGCCAACAAGGTCGAGGGGGTGCGGGCCGCGCTGGCGTGGAACGAGGACACCGCGCAGCTGGCCCGGGAGCACAACGACGCCAACGTCGTGAGCATCGGCGCCCGGATGCACGACCAGGACACGGCGCTGCACCTGGTGGACGTCTTCCTGGCGACCCCGTTCAGCCAGGGGGAGCGGCACGTGCGCCGGATCGCCGAGCTGGCGGAGTACGAGGCGAGCTCGCGCAGCGCCGGCTGA